In the Bradyrhizobium guangzhouense genome, one interval contains:
- a CDS encoding precorrin-8X methylmutase: MPHIYQTDGAAIYQQSFATIRAEADLARFTPEEEQVVVRMIHAAGMVGLEAHIRFTPGMAIAARAALQKGAPILCDARMVSEGITRARLPAANVVICTLGDEAVPALAKSMHNTRSAAALELWRPHLDGAIVAIGNAPTALFHLLNMLEDHDCPRPAAIIGCPVGFVGAAESKAALMIDPPAPALTVEGRLGGSAITVAAVNALASRSE, translated from the coding sequence ATGCCGCATATTTACCAGACCGATGGTGCGGCGATCTATCAGCAATCCTTTGCGACCATCCGGGCCGAGGCTGATCTCGCGCGCTTCACGCCTGAGGAGGAGCAGGTCGTGGTGCGGATGATCCACGCCGCGGGCATGGTCGGCCTGGAGGCGCATATCCGCTTCACACCGGGCATGGCGATCGCAGCACGGGCAGCGCTGCAGAAGGGCGCGCCGATCCTGTGCGACGCGCGCATGGTGTCTGAGGGCATTACCCGCGCGCGACTTCCTGCCGCCAACGTCGTGATCTGCACGCTCGGCGACGAGGCCGTTCCTGCGTTGGCCAAGTCCATGCACAACACGCGCTCGGCCGCGGCGCTGGAACTGTGGCGGCCGCATCTGGATGGCGCGATCGTCGCGATCGGCAATGCGCCGACAGCGCTGTTCCATCTGCTCAACATGCTGGAGGATCACGACTGCCCGCGGCCTGCGGCGATCATCGGCTGTCCGGTCGGCTTCGTCGGCGCCGCCGAATCCAAGGCCGCGCTGATGATTGATCCGCCGGCGCCGGCGCTCACCGTCGAAGGCCGCCTCGGCGGCTCCGCGATCACGGTCGCCGCCGTGAATGCACTGGCGAGCCGGAGCGAGTAG
- the cobG gene encoding precorrin-3B synthase, giving the protein MSAASVRGWCPGALRPMQSGDGLVVRVRPFGGRFDAEQIAGLARLAERHGNGLIDVTSRANLQIRGVSEASHRPLIDGLAELTLLDPDADTESRRNILVTPFWRDGDETQAFAAELEEALADSALELPTKFGFAIDDGTSRVLAGASADVRIERDAAGGLLVRADGAGFGRSVARGEAVNTALAFARWFVASGVRGGRGRMATHLAAGATLPEALRGEAEPAPIMAAARPGLYPQGAMIGIAFGQMPHTTLNQLSACGYPLRMTPWRMVLSEGKRTMPSASGLITEAYDPALRVIACSGAPRCREAHADTRGLAAALAPNIGGAARLHVSGCAKGCAHSGEAAITLVATPAGFDLVRGGSTRDEPILRGLDRDDIVRDPSILMGGH; this is encoded by the coding sequence ATGAGCGCGGCTTCAGTGAGGGGCTGGTGTCCGGGCGCGCTCCGGCCGATGCAATCGGGCGACGGGCTCGTGGTCCGCGTGCGCCCGTTCGGCGGTCGGTTCGATGCGGAACAGATCGCGGGGCTTGCGCGTCTCGCCGAACGCCACGGCAATGGTCTGATCGACGTGACCAGCCGCGCCAATCTGCAGATCAGAGGCGTCAGCGAGGCCAGCCACCGGCCGCTGATCGACGGGCTCGCGGAACTGACGCTGCTCGATCCGGACGCTGACACCGAGTCCCGCCGCAACATCCTGGTCACGCCGTTCTGGCGCGACGGCGACGAGACCCAGGCGTTCGCCGCCGAACTCGAAGAGGCGCTGGCGGACTCGGCGCTCGAGCTACCGACGAAATTCGGCTTTGCCATCGATGACGGCACCTCGCGCGTGCTCGCTGGCGCTTCCGCCGACGTGCGGATCGAGCGCGATGCCGCTGGCGGTCTCCTCGTGCGCGCGGATGGCGCCGGCTTCGGCCGCAGCGTCGCGCGCGGTGAAGCGGTGAACACTGCGCTTGCTTTCGCGCGCTGGTTCGTCGCGTCGGGCGTTAGGGGCGGGCGAGGGCGCATGGCAACGCATCTTGCGGCCGGCGCGACATTGCCTGAGGCGCTGCGCGGCGAGGCGGAGCCTGCGCCGATCATGGCCGCAGCGCGTCCTGGTCTTTATCCGCAAGGCGCCATGATCGGCATCGCCTTCGGACAAATGCCGCACACGACGCTCAATCAGCTCTCGGCTTGCGGCTATCCGCTGCGGATGACGCCGTGGCGCATGGTCCTGAGCGAAGGCAAGCGGACGATGCCATCCGCTTCCGGCCTGATCACCGAGGCCTATGATCCGGCGCTGCGCGTCATCGCCTGCAGCGGCGCGCCGCGTTGTCGCGAGGCCCATGCCGACACGCGCGGACTTGCCGCGGCGCTGGCGCCGAACATCGGCGGGGCGGCACGGCTCCACGTCTCCGGCTGCGCCAAGGGCTGCGCCCATTCCGGCGAGGCCGCGATCACGCTGGTCGCAACGCCTGCGGGATTCGATCTCGTGCGCGGCGGCTCGACCCGCGACGAGCCGATCTTGCGCGGGCTCGACCGCGACGACATCGTGCGCGATCCCTCCATTCTGATGGGAGGGCACTGA
- the cobN gene encoding cobaltochelatase subunit CobN, with amino-acid sequence MHVVFRESRGLEETATPRDIGQDPADLVVLSFSDSDLAAFAAGWRRGRGSLPSLRLANLAELRHPLSVDTYIERTLSQARGILVRLIGGVSYWSYGLAALQQLAKDRNIALAVLPADGRDDIRLDGYSTLPVSTLRRLKVLCDTGGPVAAQAAIAQLALASGLYAGPVVGEMNVPERGFYDPAHGVVAEPAPSEGRPRALVTFYRSYLTAADTGPVDALIAALRENGFDAYGAFVTSLKAAGVVDWLRAHLVQNPPAAIVNATAFSAMGDDGTTPFDAAPCPVFQVALSSAQREDWAESLRGLSPGDLAMHVVLPEVDGRLFAGVVSFKSAAERDPDLQFSHLAHRPDQERVKAVVARVAAWRKLAGKPAAEKRLAVVLSNYPGRPHQIAHAVGLDALASVEALVADLREAGFDVTPMHALGETLLKRKLTWSVADYRAALLQLPQSLQDDLVQAWDAPESDPSCRDGAFHFAAIASGRSIIAVQPERGDAVTRDADYHDLARTPRHAYVAFYLWLRGQGIDAIVHMGAHGTLEWLPGKSVALSSSCWPEALIGDLPVIYPFIVNDPGEAAQAKRRIGAVTIGHLPARLEQSAVPEGLRRLERLLDEYSTADGLDPARRQRLIAAIRNEARAAGLEDDLGLDATAAAAEAIPRIDRFVCDLKESQFGDGLHVFGRGACGDAERDALRSALAGRRVAPGPSGSPYRGRQDVLPTGRNLFAVDPRAVPTPSAHAQGIKLAEELLRRHLQDHGDWPKGLVFDLWGSATMRTAGEEFAMALHLAGLAPRWDHASGRVTGYDIVAPAELGRPRIDVTLRVSGLFRDVFSGLAHLFEAASEALASREDEGDENPYRYRASRVFAPRPGQYGVGLSAIPDAFTSETRDAAGEAWLSASSWAFSADGEIKHDRAGIEQRLASADAFVHAQDLPEADLLLAADYAAHEAGIAAAAAHLGAAAPSLYHLDTTRPDEPHARTLTEEISRVVRARAANPAWIAGMMRHGFRGAAEISATLEHMAAFAHLAGAVPPHLFDLYYDATLGDAEIRAFIARENPAALAAMETCFTRLHEASLWRTRRNSIAAALKEAS; translated from the coding sequence ATGCACGTCGTCTTCCGCGAGAGCCGCGGTCTGGAAGAGACCGCGACGCCAAGGGACATCGGCCAGGACCCGGCCGATCTCGTGGTGCTCTCGTTCTCGGATTCCGACCTGGCTGCGTTTGCGGCGGGCTGGCGGCGCGGCCGGGGCAGCCTGCCGTCGCTGCGGCTTGCCAATCTCGCGGAACTGCGCCATCCCCTCTCGGTCGACACCTATATCGAGCGCACGCTGTCACAGGCGCGCGGCATCCTGGTGCGTCTGATCGGCGGTGTATCCTATTGGTCGTATGGATTGGCGGCGCTCCAGCAGCTCGCGAAAGACCGCAACATCGCTCTTGCCGTGTTGCCGGCCGATGGCCGCGACGACATCAGGCTCGATGGGTACTCAACCCTGCCGGTCTCGACGCTGCGCCGGCTGAAGGTGCTGTGCGACACCGGCGGCCCCGTCGCGGCGCAAGCCGCGATCGCGCAGCTCGCGCTGGCCTCGGGACTCTATGCCGGGCCTGTTGTCGGCGAGATGAACGTTCCTGAGAGGGGCTTTTACGATCCCGCGCATGGTGTGGTCGCAGAGCCGGCGCCGAGCGAGGGCAGGCCGCGCGCGCTCGTGACGTTCTATCGCTCCTATCTCACGGCCGCCGACACGGGGCCGGTCGATGCGTTGATCGCAGCGCTGCGCGAGAATGGTTTTGACGCGTATGGGGCCTTCGTCACCTCGCTGAAGGCGGCGGGCGTCGTGGATTGGCTGCGCGCGCATCTCGTGCAAAATCCACCGGCCGCGATCGTCAATGCCACGGCGTTCTCGGCGATGGGCGATGACGGCACCACGCCGTTCGATGCTGCGCCGTGTCCCGTGTTCCAGGTCGCTCTGTCATCGGCGCAACGGGAGGACTGGGCGGAGTCGCTGCGCGGCCTGTCGCCCGGCGATCTCGCCATGCATGTGGTGCTGCCCGAGGTCGATGGCCGCCTGTTTGCGGGCGTGGTAAGTTTTAAGTCGGCTGCGGAGCGCGATCCCGATCTGCAATTCTCCCATCTGGCCCACAGGCCGGATCAGGAGCGTGTGAAAGCGGTCGTCGCTCGCGTCGCAGCTTGGCGAAAGCTTGCCGGGAAGCCGGCGGCCGAAAAGCGGCTGGCCGTCGTGCTCTCAAATTATCCCGGCCGTCCGCATCAGATCGCGCATGCGGTCGGTCTCGATGCGCTGGCGTCGGTCGAAGCGCTGGTGGCCGATCTCCGGGAGGCCGGCTTTGACGTTACGCCGATGCATGCACTCGGCGAGACGTTGCTAAAACGGAAATTGACCTGGAGTGTCGCCGACTACCGCGCGGCGCTCCTGCAGCTTCCGCAAAGTTTGCAGGATGATCTCGTGCAAGCCTGGGACGCACCGGAGAGCGATCCGAGCTGCCGCGACGGCGCGTTCCACTTCGCGGCCATCGCGAGCGGCCGATCGATCATCGCGGTCCAGCCCGAGCGGGGCGATGCGGTGACACGCGATGCAGACTATCACGATCTTGCCCGCACGCCGCGCCATGCCTATGTCGCGTTCTATCTCTGGCTCCGCGGGCAGGGGATCGATGCCATCGTGCACATGGGCGCGCATGGCACGTTGGAATGGCTGCCGGGAAAATCCGTGGCGCTGTCCTCGTCCTGCTGGCCGGAGGCGCTGATCGGCGATCTCCCCGTGATCTATCCCTTCATCGTCAACGATCCCGGCGAGGCCGCGCAGGCCAAGCGGCGGATCGGCGCCGTCACCATTGGCCATCTGCCGGCCCGGCTCGAACAATCCGCGGTGCCGGAGGGCCTGCGCCGGCTCGAACGTCTGCTCGACGAATATTCGACCGCCGATGGTCTCGATCCTGCCCGCCGCCAGCGCCTGATCGCGGCGATCCGCAACGAGGCGCGCGCGGCCGGTCTCGAAGACGATCTCGGTCTCGATGCGACCGCTGCAGCGGCCGAAGCGATCCCGCGCATCGACCGCTTCGTCTGCGACCTCAAGGAAAGCCAGTTCGGCGACGGCCTGCATGTGTTCGGTCGCGGTGCCTGTGGCGATGCCGAGCGGGATGCATTGCGTTCCGCGCTTGCAGGACGTCGCGTCGCGCCCGGCCCGTCGGGCTCCCCCTATCGCGGACGGCAGGACGTGCTGCCGACAGGACGCAATCTCTTCGCCGTCGATCCCCGCGCCGTGCCGACACCATCGGCGCATGCGCAAGGCATCAAGCTTGCAGAAGAGCTGCTGCGCCGTCATTTGCAGGATCACGGCGATTGGCCGAAAGGTCTCGTCTTCGATCTCTGGGGCTCGGCGACCATGCGCACCGCGGGCGAGGAATTCGCGATGGCGCTGCATCTGGCCGGCCTCGCGCCGCGCTGGGATCATGCCTCTGGCCGCGTCACCGGTTACGACATCGTCGCGCCGGCCGAGCTCGGCCGTCCGCGCATCGACGTCACGCTGCGAGTGTCGGGCCTGTTCCGCGATGTATTCTCCGGGCTTGCGCATCTGTTCGAGGCCGCCTCCGAGGCGCTCGCCTCACGCGAAGACGAGGGCGACGAAAATCCCTATCGCTACCGCGCCTCCCGCGTGTTCGCGCCGCGTCCCGGGCAATACGGCGTCGGCCTTTCGGCCATTCCCGATGCGTTCACGTCGGAAACGCGCGATGCGGCCGGCGAAGCCTGGTTGTCGGCATCGTCCTGGGCGTTCTCCGCCGACGGCGAGATCAAGCACGATCGCGCCGGCATCGAGCAGCGGCTCGCGTCTGCCGATGCGTTCGTCCACGCTCAGGATCTGCCTGAGGCGGATCTTTTGCTCGCCGCCGATTATGCCGCGCATGAAGCCGGCATCGCCGCGGCAGCCGCCCATCTTGGTGCTGCCGCGCCATCGCTCTATCATCTCGACACGACGCGGCCGGACGAGCCGCATGCGCGCACGCTGACGGAAGAGATTTCGCGCGTCGTCCGGGCCCGCGCTGCCAATCCGGCCTGGATCGCCGGCATGATGCGCCACGGCTTTCGCGGAGCGGCCGAGATATCAGCGACGCTCGAACACATGGCCGCCTTTGCGCACCTTGCCGGCGCCGTGCCGCCGCATCTGTTCGATCTCTATTATGATGCGACGCTGGGTGATGCTGAAATCCGCGCCTTCATCGCGCGCGAGAATCCGGCGGCGCTTGCCGCAATGGAAACCTGCTTCACCCGCCTGCACGAGGCCTCGCTCTGGCGGACGCGCCGCAACTCGATTGCGGCTGCGCTGAAGGAGGCGTCATGA
- the cobW gene encoding cobalamin biosynthesis protein CobW: MNSLAKVPVTVVTGFLGSGKTTLIQHLLSNPNGKKLAVLVNEFGSQGVDGEILKSCADANCPEENIVELANGCICCTVADDFIPTMEQLLARPVRPDHILIETSGLALPKPLLKAFDWPEIRSRITVDGVIALADAEAVAAGRFAPDPDAVEAQRAADENLDHATPLSEVFEDQIACADIVLLTKADLAGAVGIEAAKAAITAEMPRRVPMLAVTDGAIDARVILGLGAAAENDLAARPSHHDGEEEHEHDDFASVVIDLPEVLDVDALVASVQKLAREQNVLRAKGYIAVAGKPMRLLLQAVGERVRHQFDKPWGAGLRQSKLVVIGEHGDIDESAIRAGLGV; the protein is encoded by the coding sequence ATGAACTCGCTCGCAAAAGTCCCTGTGACCGTGGTCACCGGCTTTCTCGGCTCCGGCAAGACCACGCTGATCCAGCACCTGCTCAGCAATCCCAATGGCAAGAAGCTCGCGGTGCTCGTCAACGAGTTCGGCAGCCAGGGTGTCGACGGCGAGATCCTGAAATCCTGCGCGGACGCGAACTGCCCGGAAGAGAACATCGTCGAGCTCGCCAACGGCTGCATCTGTTGTACCGTCGCCGATGATTTCATTCCAACCATGGAGCAACTGCTGGCGCGGCCGGTGCGGCCCGATCACATCCTGATCGAGACCTCGGGCCTGGCGTTGCCGAAGCCGCTGCTCAAGGCGTTCGATTGGCCCGAGATCCGCTCGCGCATCACCGTCGATGGCGTGATTGCGCTCGCCGATGCCGAGGCTGTTGCCGCCGGCCGCTTCGCGCCGGATCCGGACGCGGTCGAAGCGCAGCGCGCCGCGGATGAAAACCTCGATCACGCGACGCCGCTCTCGGAAGTGTTCGAGGACCAGATCGCCTGCGCCGATATCGTGCTGTTGACCAAGGCTGATCTCGCAGGCGCTGTGGGCATTGAAGCCGCGAAGGCCGCGATTACCGCAGAGATGCCCCGCCGCGTGCCGATGCTGGCCGTCACCGACGGTGCGATCGATGCGCGCGTCATTCTCGGCCTCGGCGCCGCCGCCGAGAACGATCTCGCCGCGCGTCCCTCGCATCATGACGGCGAGGAGGAGCACGAGCACGACGATTTTGCCTCAGTCGTGATCGATCTTCCCGAGGTTTTGGATGTCGATGCGCTCGTCGCATCGGTCCAGAAGCTCGCGCGCGAGCAGAACGTGCTGCGTGCCAAGGGTTATATCGCGGTCGCAGGCAAGCCGATGCGGCTTCTGCTGCAGGCGGTCGGCGAACGCGTGCGCCACCAGTTCGACAAGCCCTGGGGCGCGGGGCTCAGGCAATCGAAGCTCGTCGTCATCGGCGAGCACGGCGATATCGACGAGTCCGCGATCAGGGCGGGATTGGGAGTCTGA
- a CDS encoding DUF1636 family protein produces the protein MTVTLHVCITCRAGQTLGEGEVTPGKRLHGAILEAGVPEGVTVVPVECLSACSQGCSVALSAPGRWSYVYGRLSDANAQDVVAGAAAYAAASDGLVPWRSRPEIFRKQSLARIPPIAVLPEAAE, from the coding sequence ATGACTGTCACACTGCATGTCTGCATCACCTGCCGCGCCGGCCAGACGCTGGGCGAGGGCGAGGTTACGCCCGGCAAGCGCCTGCATGGTGCGATCCTCGAAGCCGGCGTGCCCGAGGGCGTGACCGTGGTTCCCGTCGAATGCCTGTCTGCATGCAGCCAGGGCTGCTCGGTTGCGCTCAGTGCGCCCGGCCGCTGGTCCTATGTCTATGGCCGCCTGTCGGATGCCAACGCGCAGGACGTGGTCGCGGGCGCCGCCGCTTATGCCGCCGCGAGCGATGGCCTCGTCCCCTGGCGCAGCCGCCCCGAAATCTTCCGCAAGCAGTCGCTTGCCCGCATTCCCCCCATCGCCGTGTTGCCGGAGGCCGCCGAATGA
- the cobO gene encoding cob(I)yrinic acid a,c-diamide adenosyltransferase — MTSEPETQTAQETDAKTDAKHAAKMAKIKVARDKIMATKSGEKGLIIVHTGAGKGKSSSAFGMIVRCVAHGLPCAVVQFIKGAWDTGERRLLTGHFGELCQFHAMGEGFTWETQDRARDIAAARAGWEKAKELILDANLRMVVLDEINIALRYDYLDIAEIVDFLKTSKPPMTHVVLTGRNAKDELIEIADLVTEMTLVKHPFRSGIKAQAGVEF; from the coding sequence ATGACGAGTGAACCGGAGACCCAAACGGCCCAAGAAACCGACGCCAAAACCGATGCCAAACACGCCGCCAAAATGGCGAAGATCAAGGTCGCCCGCGACAAGATCATGGCAACCAAGAGTGGCGAAAAGGGCCTCATCATCGTCCACACCGGCGCCGGCAAAGGCAAGTCCTCTTCCGCTTTCGGCATGATCGTGCGCTGTGTCGCCCATGGCTTGCCCTGCGCGGTGGTGCAGTTCATCAAGGGCGCCTGGGATACCGGCGAGCGGCGCCTGCTCACCGGCCATTTCGGCGAGCTCTGCCAGTTCCACGCCATGGGCGAAGGCTTCACCTGGGAGACTCAGGACCGCGCCCGCGACATCGCGGCCGCGCGCGCCGGCTGGGAGAAGGCGAAGGAGCTGATCCTTGATGCCAACCTGCGCATGGTCGTGCTCGACGAGATCAACATCGCGCTGCGCTACGACTATCTCGACATCGCCGAAATCGTCGACTTCCTCAAGACCTCGAAGCCGCCGATGACGCATGTCGTGCTCACCGGCCGCAATGCCAAGGACGAGCTGATCGAGATCGCCGATCTCGTCACCGAGATGACGCTGGTGAAGCACCCGTTCCGCTCCGGCATCAAGGCGCAGGCCGGCGTCGAGTTCTGA
- a CDS encoding cobyric acid synthase: MARALMIQGAGSDVGKSLIVAGLARAFTRRGLRVLPFKPQNMSNNAAVTVDGGEIGRAQALQALAAGVEPHTDMNPVLLKPETDVGSQVIVQGKRIATARAREYAALKPSLMGPVLDSFGRLKARADLVLVEGAGSPAEVNLRKADIANMGFARKADVPVVLVGDIDRGGVIAQLVGIKTVIDPDDAAMIQGFVINKFRGDPTLFGDGYKLIEAKTEWRGFGVLPWFSRAGELPAEDALGLSDARKPGQTKIACLALSRIANFDDLDPLKLEPSVDLVMVRPGEAIPGDVRLVIIPGSKSTRGDLAFLRAQGWDIDLLAHHRRGGHVLGLCGGYQMLGRSVADPEGIEGPAGDTAGLGLLDVETMMSPQKTLTRVSAIHAATDQPIQAYEIHIGRTDGPDRARPFAKLNGEPEGAISRDGRVQGSYLHGLFTSDEFRKAYLAKLDIPAGEEPYHPRVESALEALADHIERHLDVEGLLALAR, from the coding sequence ATGGCACGCGCGCTGATGATCCAGGGGGCCGGCTCGGACGTGGGCAAGTCGCTCATCGTCGCCGGTCTCGCACGCGCTTTCACGCGGCGCGGATTGCGCGTGCTTCCGTTCAAGCCGCAGAACATGTCGAACAACGCCGCGGTCACCGTCGACGGCGGCGAGATCGGCCGGGCGCAGGCATTGCAGGCGCTTGCCGCCGGCGTCGAGCCGCACACCGACATGAACCCGGTGCTGCTGAAACCCGAGACTGATGTCGGCTCGCAGGTCATCGTGCAGGGCAAGCGCATCGCCACCGCGCGGGCGCGCGAATATGCGGCCTTGAAGCCCTCGCTGATGGGTCCGGTGCTGGACAGTTTTGGACGGCTGAAGGCGCGCGCTGATCTGGTGCTGGTCGAAGGCGCCGGTAGCCCCGCCGAGGTGAATCTGCGCAAGGCCGACATCGCCAATATGGGCTTTGCCCGCAAGGCCGACGTCCCCGTCGTACTGGTCGGCGACATCGATCGCGGCGGAGTCATCGCACAGCTCGTCGGGATCAAGACGGTGATCGACCCCGACGATGCCGCGATGATCCAGGGTTTTGTCATCAACAAGTTCCGCGGCGATCCCACGCTGTTCGGTGACGGCTACAAGCTGATCGAAGCGAAGACCGAATGGCGCGGCTTCGGTGTGTTGCCATGGTTTTCGCGCGCCGGCGAATTGCCGGCTGAGGATGCTTTGGGTCTCAGCGACGCGCGAAAGCCTGGCCAGACCAAGATTGCCTGCCTCGCGCTGTCGCGGATTGCCAATTTCGACGATCTCGATCCGCTCAAGCTCGAGCCTTCTGTCGATCTCGTGATGGTGCGCCCAGGCGAAGCGATCCCCGGCGATGTCAGGCTCGTGATCATCCCCGGCTCAAAGTCCACGCGCGGCGATCTCGCCTTTCTGCGCGCGCAGGGCTGGGACATCGATCTGCTCGCGCATCACCGCAGGGGCGGCCATGTGCTCGGCCTCTGCGGCGGCTATCAGATGCTCGGACGCAGCGTCGCCGACCCGGAGGGTATCGAAGGTCCCGCGGGCGACACGGCGGGCCTCGGGCTGTTGGATGTGGAAACAATGATGAGCCCACAGAAGACGCTGACGCGCGTGTCAGCCATTCACGCGGCGACGGATCAGCCGATCCAGGCTTACGAAATCCACATCGGGCGTACTGACGGGCCAGATCGCGCGCGGCCGTTCGCGAAGCTGAACGGCGAGCCGGAAGGCGCGATTTCGCGCGATGGGCGCGTGCAGGGCAGCTATCTGCACGGCCTGTTCACGTCGGATGAGTTTCGCAAGGCGTATCTGGCGAAGCTCGACATTCCCGCCGGCGAGGAGCCGTATCACCCCAGGGTCGAGAGCGCGCTCGAGGCGCTGGCCGATCACATCGAACGGCATCTCGACGTCGAAGGCCTGCTCGCGCTAGCGCGCTAA
- the cobD gene encoding threonine-phosphate decarboxylase CobD produces MREHGGNLDLAQQRFGGRADDWIDLSTGINRLPYPVGEIAPHHWQALPSHTEIEVLHLAAQHAYGTSAPVVAMGGAQAAIQLLPQLAPRGLARILAPTYNEYAPVLSAAGWQVEEVRELDALAGANLAIVVNPNNPDGRRHDPNDLLALLPRVGHLVIDESFADAVPELSLASEAGQPGLLILRSFGKFYGLAGLRLGFAIGDAKDIGKLSAASGPWPVSGAAIAVGCRALRDDAWAKATSARLARDCARLDEMVQAQGWRLVGGASLFRLYETSDALVAQEKLARGQIWSRVFAQNPTWLRLGLPGAEAEWSRLAEVLAR; encoded by the coding sequence ATGCGCGAGCACGGTGGAAATCTCGATCTGGCCCAGCAGCGTTTCGGCGGGCGGGCGGACGACTGGATCGATCTGTCGACCGGGATCAACCGGCTGCCTTATCCCGTAGGCGAGATCGCTCCGCATCACTGGCAGGCGCTGCCGTCGCACACCGAAATCGAGGTGCTGCACCTGGCCGCCCAACACGCGTATGGCACGTCAGCGCCTGTTGTGGCGATGGGTGGCGCGCAGGCCGCGATTCAATTGCTGCCGCAGCTCGCGCCGCGTGGCCTGGCCCGCATCCTTGCACCGACCTACAATGAATATGCGCCCGTTCTCTCAGCCGCGGGATGGCAGGTCGAGGAGGTGAGGGAGCTCGATGCGCTGGCTGGAGCGAACCTCGCCATCGTCGTCAATCCCAACAATCCCGACGGCCGCCGTCACGACCCGAATGATCTGCTCGCACTATTGCCGCGCGTCGGTCATCTCGTCATCGACGAGAGCTTTGCCGATGCCGTTCCCGAGCTCTCGCTCGCTTCGGAAGCGGGCCAGCCGGGGCTGCTGATCCTCCGCTCGTTCGGCAAGTTCTATGGCCTCGCCGGCCTGCGCCTCGGCTTCGCGATCGGCGATGCGAAGGACATCGGCAAGCTCTCGGCGGCATCAGGTCCATGGCCGGTCTCCGGCGCCGCGATCGCGGTCGGCTGCCGCGCCCTGCGCGATGACGCCTGGGCCAAGGCGACGTCTGCGCGGCTTGCGCGGGACTGTGCGCGCCTCGACGAGATGGTGCAAGCGCAGGGCTGGCGGCTCGTCGGCGGCGCATCACTGTTCCGTCTCTACGAGACGTCTGACGCGCTTGTCGCGCAGGAGAAGCTGGCTCGTGGCCAGATCTGGTCGCGCGTCTTCGCGCAAAATCCGACATGGCTTCGCCTCGGCCTTCCGGGTGCCGAGGCCGAGTGGTCGCGCCTTGCCGAGGTGTTAGCGCGCTAG
- the cbiB gene encoding adenosylcobinamide-phosphate synthase CbiB, with protein sequence MGFAGAMVVAMAVDALLGWPSPLFARIGHPVTWLGRLIAAIDIGWNRELAPPALRRAAGVAGALLVIALAVAFGWLLQFLLPSSWIGIALAGVLAWPLVALRSLHDHVAAVAKPLLAGDIDGAREAVSRIVGRDPAALDEAGIARAAIESLAENASDGIVAPVFWGALFGLPGIFGYKAINTLDSMIGHRSERHEAFGWAAARIDDVANFIPARLTGFLFVLLAPQRSQALSCMTRDARRHRSPNAGWPEAAMAGALGVRLSGPRIYHGSVTKEPWLNEGARDPLAADIVEALAIYRRGMLLLAGLLAILAFA encoded by the coding sequence GTGGGCTTTGCGGGCGCGATGGTCGTGGCGATGGCGGTGGATGCCCTGCTGGGCTGGCCCTCGCCGTTGTTCGCGCGGATCGGCCACCCCGTGACCTGGCTGGGCCGGCTGATTGCAGCCATCGACATCGGCTGGAACCGCGAGCTTGCCCCGCCGGCGCTGCGCCGCGCCGCCGGCGTCGCCGGCGCGCTTCTGGTGATCGCGCTCGCGGTTGCGTTTGGTTGGCTGCTTCAGTTCCTGCTTCCCTCGAGCTGGATCGGAATTGCTCTGGCCGGAGTTCTGGCCTGGCCGCTGGTGGCGCTGCGCTCGCTGCATGATCATGTCGCCGCCGTCGCCAAGCCTCTGCTGGCCGGCGACATCGACGGCGCGCGCGAGGCGGTCTCGCGTATCGTCGGCCGCGACCCCGCCGCGCTCGATGAAGCCGGCATCGCACGCGCGGCCATCGAGAGCCTCGCCGAGAACGCCTCCGACGGCATCGTCGCGCCGGTGTTCTGGGGCGCGCTGTTCGGCCTGCCGGGAATCTTCGGCTACAAGGCCATCAACACGCTGGACTCCATGATCGGCCATCGCAGCGAACGCCACGAAGCCTTCGGCTGGGCGGCCGCGCGCATCGACGATGTCGCAAATTTCATTCCCGCGCGCCTGACCGGCTTCTTGTTCGTGCTGCTCGCGCCGCAGCGCTCCCAGGCGCTGTCGTGCATGACGCGCGATGCACGCCGCCATCGCTCGCCCAATGCGGGCTGGCCGGAAGCCGCGATGGCCGGGGCGCTCGGCGTGCGGCTCAGCGGTCCCCGCATCTATCACGGCAGCGTCACGAAAGAGCCCTGGCTCAACGAGGGCGCGCGTGATCCGCTGGCGGCTGATATCGTCGAGGCACTGGCGATCTATCGCCGCGGCATGCTGCTGCTCGCCGGCCTGCTTGCGATCCTGGCCTTCGCGTGA